The following proteins are encoded in a genomic region of Saccharopolyspora antimicrobica:
- a CDS encoding DUF6319 family protein, with the protein MTEEQSSTENAATQPESAPSPVEPTADAPATPQPQPEAEAAPAEEAPKKPRARKQSTAKKTRTVELTLTVTGTADGEWQADLMHAGKRVVQSLPVAAAAVSKAAAELHQDISDTIEGVINQARQQHEAKLAELEAEVERVRKALAELES; encoded by the coding sequence TTGACCGAGGAACAGTCGAGCACCGAGAACGCCGCGACCCAGCCCGAGTCGGCGCCGTCCCCGGTCGAGCCGACCGCGGACGCCCCGGCCACCCCGCAGCCTCAGCCGGAGGCGGAGGCGGCACCGGCCGAGGAGGCCCCCAAGAAGCCGCGGGCGCGCAAGCAGAGCACCGCGAAGAAGACCCGCACCGTCGAGCTCACGCTGACGGTCACCGGCACCGCCGACGGTGAGTGGCAGGCCGACCTGATGCACGCCGGCAAGCGCGTCGTGCAGAGCCTGCCGGTCGCCGCCGCCGCGGTGTCCAAGGCCGCCGCCGAGCTGCACCAGGACATCTCGGACACCATCGAGGGCGTGATCAACCAGGCCCGCCAGCAGCACGAGGCCAAGCTCGCCGAGCTGGAGGCCGAGGTCGAGCGGGTCCGCAAGGCCCTCGCCGAGCTCGAGAGCTGA
- a CDS encoding PLP-dependent aminotransferase family protein, with protein MTVGWSPADLGLARGRPDSRGLAEALRTAIRDGLLPAGSRVPSTRVLAQELGVARGTVTRAYDQLIAEGFLLSRQGAPTTVAERLAEPDPVDSPPNPAPAAARWDFRPGRPDLSAFPRRDWLAASRRAMRDIPADDLDYGDPQGHPLLREALADYLARVRAVATAPERIIVCNGYTQALSLLSKALHDQGVDSIDFEDPSAPQLRTIPASLGMAVRGVPVDDDGIDVAQVRSGAVVVTPAHQFPLGVALSSARRMALVQRAKDEDLLVVEDDYDGEFRFDRQPIGSLQGMAPNHVAYAGTASKTLAPALRLAWLALPPQLVGPVRRLKIHSGLHAPLFEQLAMAELIRSGAYDQHVRRSRAAYRKRLELLTAALDDLRANHRPHPAGISAGLHVTLQLDPEGPTEREVLTRAREHSVELEVLGPHWVRAGDHPPGVVVGYAAPAEHAFRPALQALVAVLQR; from the coding sequence GTGACGGTTGGATGGTCCCCTGCTGATCTGGGCTTGGCTCGGGGACGGCCGGACAGCCGCGGGTTGGCCGAGGCGCTGCGCACTGCGATCCGCGACGGGCTGCTCCCCGCCGGTTCCCGGGTGCCGTCGACCCGGGTGCTGGCGCAGGAGCTGGGCGTCGCGCGCGGCACCGTGACCCGCGCCTACGACCAGCTGATCGCCGAGGGCTTCCTGCTGTCCCGGCAGGGCGCTCCGACCACGGTGGCCGAGCGGCTCGCCGAGCCCGATCCGGTCGATTCCCCGCCGAACCCGGCGCCGGCCGCCGCGCGGTGGGACTTCCGACCCGGGCGGCCGGATCTCAGCGCCTTCCCGCGCCGGGACTGGCTGGCCGCGAGTCGGCGGGCCATGCGGGACATCCCCGCCGACGACCTCGACTACGGCGATCCGCAGGGGCACCCGCTGCTGCGCGAAGCGCTCGCCGACTACCTCGCGCGGGTTCGCGCGGTGGCCACCGCGCCGGAGCGGATCATCGTCTGCAACGGCTACACGCAGGCGTTGTCGCTGCTCAGCAAGGCCCTTCACGACCAGGGCGTGGACTCGATCGACTTCGAGGACCCGTCCGCGCCGCAGCTGCGGACCATCCCCGCCAGCCTCGGCATGGCCGTGCGCGGCGTGCCCGTCGACGATGACGGCATCGACGTCGCGCAGGTGCGCAGCGGGGCCGTGGTGGTCACCCCGGCGCACCAGTTCCCGCTCGGCGTCGCGCTGAGCTCCGCGCGGCGGATGGCGCTGGTGCAGCGGGCCAAGGACGAGGACCTGCTGGTCGTCGAGGACGACTACGACGGCGAGTTCCGCTTCGACCGGCAGCCCATCGGCTCGCTGCAGGGCATGGCGCCGAACCACGTCGCCTACGCGGGCACGGCCAGCAAGACGCTCGCCCCGGCGCTGCGGCTGGCGTGGCTGGCGCTGCCTCCGCAGCTGGTCGGGCCGGTCCGCCGGTTGAAGATCCACAGCGGCCTGCACGCGCCGCTGTTCGAACAGCTGGCCATGGCGGAGCTGATCCGCTCGGGCGCATACGATCAGCACGTCCGCCGATCGCGCGCGGCGTACCGGAAGCGGCTGGAGCTGCTCACCGCCGCGCTGGACGACCTGCGCGCGAACCACCGGCCGCACCCGGCCGGGATCTCGGCCGGACTGCACGTCACCTTGCAGCTCGACCCGGAGGGACCGACGGAGCGAGAAGTCCTGACCCGGGCGCGGGAGCACTCGGTGGAACTTGAGGTACTCGGGCCGCACTGGGTGCGCGCGGGAGACCACCCACCCGGCGTGGTGGTCGGTTACGCCGCTCCGGCGGAGCACGCCTTCCGCCCCGCGCTGCAAGCACTGGTCGCCGTCCTGCAGCGGTGA
- a CDS encoding YbaB/EbfC family nucleoid-associated protein — protein MPEDFGRDIGATERMVREWQERAAEKAEKFGRMQQQIQQISATESSKDGAIQVTVGSGGMLESLQLLEAASNRPMAKLGAEIMRMVQAAQAKIPELMQQAVADTVGLEDTAAQHVLGQARKYFPEPPEDEPEPERTSNLREMQVPMEDDYEEPQRRQAPVPPQRPAAPPREQQPPRRPADDFDDDDFGSGSFLR, from the coding sequence GTGCCGGAAGATTTCGGTAGGGACATCGGCGCTACTGAGCGGATGGTCCGCGAGTGGCAGGAGAGGGCTGCGGAGAAGGCCGAGAAGTTCGGTCGGATGCAGCAGCAGATCCAGCAGATCTCGGCCACCGAGTCGTCCAAGGACGGCGCCATCCAGGTGACGGTCGGCTCCGGCGGCATGCTGGAGTCCCTGCAGCTGTTGGAGGCCGCGAGCAACCGCCCGATGGCGAAGCTGGGCGCCGAGATCATGCGGATGGTGCAGGCCGCGCAGGCGAAGATCCCGGAGCTGATGCAGCAGGCGGTCGCCGACACCGTCGGACTGGAGGACACCGCCGCCCAGCACGTTCTCGGTCAGGCCCGCAAGTACTTCCCGGAACCGCCCGAGGACGAGCCCGAGCCGGAGCGCACCAGCAACCTGCGCGAGATGCAGGTGCCGATGGAGGACGACTACGAGGAGCCGCAGCGCAGGCAGGCCCCGGTGCCACCGCAGCGGCCCGCCGCGCCGCCGCGGGAGCAGCAGCCGCCCCGCCGCCCGGCCGACGACTTCGACGACGACGACTTCGGCAGCGGTTCGTTCCTGCGCTGA
- a CDS encoding ESX-1 secretion-associated protein encodes MPDEMNVVIENLRSHASKVDGVVDQLNVAVDASQQVSLNNDAYGILCRPFAWMIDPVEQYGIETLQKSVEAMQEVAENVRGAAEDYQAVDDDNSDAIGSIEV; translated from the coding sequence ATGCCCGACGAGATGAACGTCGTCATTGAGAACCTGCGCTCCCACGCGTCCAAAGTGGATGGTGTGGTGGACCAGCTGAACGTGGCGGTCGACGCGTCGCAGCAGGTCTCGCTGAACAACGACGCCTACGGGATCCTGTGCCGCCCGTTCGCCTGGATGATCGACCCGGTCGAGCAGTACGGCATCGAAACCCTGCAGAAATCGGTCGAAGCCATGCAGGAGGTCGCGGAGAACGTGCGCGGCGCGGCGGAGGACTACCAGGCCGTCGACGACGACAACAGCGACGCGATCGGGAGCATCGAGGTATGA